The Streptomyces kanamyceticus genome window below encodes:
- a CDS encoding protein kinase domain-containing protein, with the protein MADTLAELPSEVEAVVRPRALRVVADRRGSMVWEAESPYGRVAVKVGYAIDGKRGYTALAPAREASVLRTLGRPHVAYGTWDRGTFSVQPWYDGVALWPLWEYRRKGPQAPIDYGTAAQCVEALDRLHSDGWVHGDMQPAHLIVDGGSIHLIDLAFARGGRVDSLYDFPYPGCLVHYEPPEISRAVLATGTATPSPAADVYALGASLLISATGIRAMEYPDHAEREEQRQAVVDNKRRPFDLPGPFGVMVDRMLSYEPYDRPALSEVAAEFRKAST; encoded by the coding sequence GTGGCTGACACGCTCGCGGAGTTGCCGTCGGAGGTCGAGGCGGTCGTGCGGCCGAGGGCCCTGAGGGTCGTTGCCGACCGGCGCGGCTCCATGGTGTGGGAGGCCGAGTCGCCGTACGGCCGGGTGGCGGTGAAGGTCGGGTACGCCATCGACGGGAAGCGCGGGTACACAGCTCTCGCCCCCGCTCGCGAGGCATCCGTTCTGCGCACCCTGGGGAGACCGCACGTCGCCTACGGCACATGGGACCGAGGCACGTTCAGCGTGCAGCCCTGGTACGACGGAGTGGCCCTTTGGCCTCTCTGGGAGTACCGCAGGAAGGGCCCCCAGGCGCCCATCGACTACGGAACCGCAGCTCAGTGCGTAGAAGCCCTCGACCGTCTCCACAGCGACGGCTGGGTCCATGGAGACATGCAACCCGCCCACCTGATCGTGGACGGCGGCAGCATCCACCTCATCGACCTCGCGTTCGCACGCGGCGGCCGCGTCGACTCCCTCTACGACTTCCCGTATCCGGGGTGCCTCGTCCACTACGAGCCACCCGAGATCTCCCGCGCCGTGCTGGCCACCGGCACGGCCACGCCATCCCCAGCGGCCGACGTGTACGCCCTGGGGGCGTCCCTGCTGATCTCTGCCACCGGCATCAGGGCGATGGAGTACCCGGACCATGCGGAGCGCGAGGAACAGCGGCAGGCCGTCGTCGACAACAAGCGACGCCCGTTCGACCTACCGGGACCCTTCGGCGTCATGGTCGACCGGATGCTGAGCTACGAACCGTACGACCGCCCCGCTCTGTCGGAGGTAGCAGCGGAATTCCGCAAGGCGTCGACGTAG
- a CDS encoding glycine-rich domain-containing protein: MTTAVEYKTGASLVDDETFGHFVLFLINDMGEDPRHAPGIVDQALAYFGTVAVHDGLPLMPSDAVDRGIHCVYLHTRDAAALFDRIAGRFLHHNPHPERGARPAGSLIHTKSAMRDAGFVVEDKYWAHVEGGVSQCDSDDGRPY, from the coding sequence ATGACCACAGCAGTGGAGTACAAGACAGGCGCCTCACTCGTAGACGACGAGACGTTCGGGCACTTCGTGCTCTTCCTGATCAACGACATGGGAGAGGACCCTCGGCACGCTCCCGGCATCGTGGACCAGGCGTTGGCCTACTTCGGCACGGTGGCCGTACACGACGGCCTGCCGCTCATGCCGTCCGACGCGGTGGACCGAGGAATCCACTGCGTCTACCTGCACACCAGGGACGCCGCAGCGCTCTTCGACCGCATCGCGGGCAGGTTCCTCCACCACAACCCGCACCCCGAGAGGGGGGCTCGCCCCGCTGGCTCGCTGATCCATACGAAGTCCGCGATGCGTGACGCGGGCTTCGTCGTCGAGGACAAGTATTGGGCGCACGTCGAAGGCGGGGTCTCGCAGTGCGACTCCGACGACGGTCGTCCCTACTAG
- a CDS encoding helix-turn-helix domain-containing protein, whose translation MTATVAEPNDTLRAVRIGMRMSQEDLARALRRAGEELGERNEASKRLVQRWEAGVSRSPRGVYVRALERVTGRPVEELGFALAVMARVHDDGAGGHDMDPDPEGVAAASAETDPATEAQGQYGGVWLSRYEYYSSGRDSSYEGKHYVVVVQTGNRLTVRSLPGASASPDSPLSIDLTLDQSVVTGSWTEQTAPDGYYQGARYHGAVQMLVEPTGRRMAGKWVGFGKDFDVNTGPWELRLMDPSTRKATLERYSRPPE comes from the coding sequence ATGACAGCCACGGTCGCGGAGCCTAACGACACCCTGCGTGCCGTCCGTATCGGCATGCGCATGAGTCAAGAAGATCTGGCCCGAGCCTTGCGCCGGGCAGGTGAGGAGCTGGGGGAGCGCAACGAAGCCAGCAAGCGGCTCGTGCAGCGTTGGGAGGCTGGCGTCAGCCGCTCCCCCCGGGGTGTGTATGTGAGAGCCCTGGAGCGAGTCACAGGGCGCCCCGTTGAGGAGCTCGGGTTCGCACTGGCAGTTATGGCACGAGTGCACGACGACGGAGCAGGGGGGCACGACATGGACCCCGACCCGGAAGGTGTGGCTGCGGCGTCCGCCGAGACGGATCCAGCGACCGAGGCTCAGGGGCAGTACGGCGGAGTCTGGCTGTCCAGGTACGAGTACTACTCATCCGGCCGGGACAGTTCCTACGAGGGCAAGCACTACGTAGTGGTGGTGCAGACCGGCAACCGGCTCACGGTGCGGAGTCTGCCCGGAGCGTCCGCCAGCCCGGACAGCCCGCTCTCCATTGACTTGACGTTGGACCAGTCCGTTGTCACCGGGTCATGGACGGAGCAGACCGCCCCCGACGGGTACTACCAGGGCGCCCGCTATCACGGGGCGGTTCAGATGCTGGTGGAGCCGACCGGGCGCAGGATGGCCGGGAAGTGGGTCGGGTTCGGGAAGGACTTCGACGTGAACACCGGGCCGTGGGAGCTGCGGCTCATGGACCCGTCGACCCGCAAGGCGACGCTGGAGCGCTACAGCCGACCCCCTGAGTAG
- a CDS encoding citrate synthase 2, translated as MSDFVPGLEGVVAFETEIAEPDKEGGALRYRGVDIEDLVGHVSFGNVWGLLVDGAFNPGLPPAEPFPIPVHSGDIRVDVQSALAMLAPVWGLRPLLDITEQQARDDLARAAVMALSYVAQSARGQGLPMVPQREIDKADTVVERFMKRWRGEPDPKHVQAVDAYWTSAAEHGMNASTFTARVIASTGADVAASLSGAVGAMSGPLHGGAPSRVLGMIEEIERTGDAVAYVKQALDKGERLMGFGHRVYRAEDPRARVLRRTARELGAPRFEVAEALEKAALDELHARRPDRVLATNVEFWAAIVLDFAEVPAHMFTSMFTCARTAGWSAHILEQKRTGRLVRPSARYVGPASRGPQAIEGYDEIAR; from the coding sequence ATGTCCGACTTCGTACCCGGACTTGAAGGAGTCGTCGCGTTCGAGACGGAGATCGCCGAACCGGACAAGGAGGGCGGCGCCCTTCGCTACCGGGGCGTCGACATCGAGGACCTGGTCGGCCACGTCTCCTTCGGGAACGTGTGGGGCCTGCTCGTCGACGGCGCCTTCAACCCCGGTCTGCCGCCCGCCGAGCCCTTCCCGATCCCGGTGCACTCCGGCGACATCCGCGTCGACGTCCAGTCCGCGCTCGCGATGCTCGCGCCCGTGTGGGGGCTGCGCCCGCTGCTCGACATCACTGAGCAGCAGGCCCGCGACGACCTCGCGCGCGCCGCCGTCATGGCCCTCTCCTACGTCGCCCAGTCCGCGCGCGGCCAGGGTCTGCCGATGGTGCCGCAGCGGGAGATCGACAAGGCCGACACGGTCGTCGAGCGCTTCATGAAGCGCTGGCGCGGAGAGCCCGATCCCAAGCACGTGCAGGCCGTCGACGCGTACTGGACCTCGGCCGCCGAGCACGGCATGAACGCCTCCACGTTCACGGCGCGCGTCATCGCCTCCACGGGGGCCGATGTCGCGGCGTCGCTGAGCGGGGCCGTGGGCGCGATGTCGGGACCGCTGCACGGCGGGGCGCCGTCCCGGGTCCTCGGCATGATCGAGGAGATCGAGCGCACGGGGGACGCGGTCGCGTACGTGAAGCAGGCCCTGGACAAGGGCGAGCGCCTCATGGGCTTCGGGCACCGGGTCTACCGGGCCGAGGACCCGCGTGCGCGAGTGCTTCGCCGCACCGCGCGTGAGCTGGGGGCGCCCCGCTTCGAGGTCGCCGAGGCGCTGGAGAAGGCGGCCCTGGACGAGCTGCACGCCCGCCGCCCCGACCGCGTCCTCGCCACCAACGTGGAGTTCTGGGCGGCGATCGTCCTCGACTTCGCCGAGGTGCCCGCGCACATGTTCACGTCGATGTTCACGTGTGCGCGCACCGCGGGGTGGTCGGCGCACATCCTCGAACAGAAGCGGACGGGGCGGCTTGTCCGCCCCTCGGCCCGGTACGTGGGACCTGCGTCGCGGGGCCCGCAGGCGATCGAGGGGTACGACGAGATCGCGCGCTGA
- the pdxH gene encoding pyridoxamine 5'-phosphate oxidase — MREQYVTDGLAEAALPGDPLEQFALWFKEAARATGAVHEPNAMVVSTADAEGRPSSRTVLLKGFDERGFVFFTNYESRKARELSANPYVSLLFPWHPMARQVIVSGTAARVAREETVAYFRTRPHGSQLGAWASAQSSVLTSRRELDRAYADLAARYPEGEQVPAPPNWGGFRVTPTAVEFWQGRSDRLHDRLRYVREAGQGWHLERLSP, encoded by the coding sequence ATGCGAGAGCAGTACGTCACCGACGGGCTCGCCGAGGCCGCGCTGCCCGGCGACCCCCTGGAGCAGTTCGCGCTCTGGTTCAAGGAGGCGGCACGCGCGACGGGCGCCGTCCACGAGCCGAACGCCATGGTCGTCTCCACGGCCGACGCCGAGGGCAGGCCCAGCTCCCGCACGGTGCTCCTGAAGGGCTTCGACGAGCGCGGCTTCGTCTTCTTCACCAACTACGAGTCCCGCAAGGCCCGCGAGCTGTCCGCCAACCCGTACGTCTCGCTGCTCTTCCCCTGGCACCCCATGGCCCGCCAGGTCATCGTCTCGGGCACGGCGGCACGCGTGGCCCGCGAGGAGACCGTCGCCTACTTCCGCACCCGCCCACACGGCTCCCAGCTGGGCGCCTGGGCCAGCGCGCAGTCCTCCGTACTCACCTCGCGGCGAGAACTCGACCGCGCGTACGCGGACTTGGCGGCGCGCTACCCGGAGGGCGAACAGGTCCCGGCCCCACCGAACTGGGGCGGCTTCCGGGTGACCCCGACGGCGGTGGAGTTCTGGCAGGGGCGATCGGACCGCTTGCACGACCGTTTGAGGTACGTACGCGAGGCGGGCCAGGGGTGGCACCTGGAGCGCCTCAGCCCGTGA
- a CDS encoding alpha/beta fold hydrolase, which produces MVRRIDVTGAGGVRLAAWEYADPPKLREVEGSSGGVLLLHGLMGRASHWADTARWLSERHRAVALDQRGHGQSEKPPEGPYSRDAYVDDAEAALDQLGLAPAVLIGHSMGALTAWQLAARRPDLVRGLIICDMRASALGAASQREWEDWFKSWPVPFATLADVRKWFGEDDPWVERPNPARGEFFAEVMTEGKDGWRPVFDRAQMLKSRETWVHDAHWEELIQVRCPTLVVRGLDGELGRAESQEMVRVLPRGEYAEVADAGHLVHYDQPGAWRAAIEPFLDGVLTG; this is translated from the coding sequence ATGGTGCGGCGCATCGACGTGACAGGTGCGGGTGGCGTACGCCTCGCCGCCTGGGAGTACGCCGACCCTCCCAAGCTCAGGGAGGTCGAGGGCTCGTCAGGCGGAGTGCTGTTACTGCACGGCCTCATGGGCCGCGCGTCCCACTGGGCGGACACCGCCCGCTGGCTCTCCGAACGCCACCGCGCGGTCGCACTCGACCAGCGCGGCCACGGACAGAGCGAGAAGCCCCCCGAGGGCCCCTACAGCCGCGACGCCTACGTGGACGACGCCGAGGCCGCCCTCGACCAGCTCGGCCTCGCGCCCGCCGTGCTCATCGGCCACTCCATGGGCGCGCTCACCGCCTGGCAGCTCGCCGCGCGCCGCCCCGACCTCGTCCGGGGCCTGATCATCTGCGACATGCGGGCCTCCGCGCTCGGCGCCGCGTCGCAGCGCGAGTGGGAGGACTGGTTCAAGTCCTGGCCCGTTCCCTTCGCCACCCTCGCCGACGTCCGCAAGTGGTTCGGTGAGGACGACCCCTGGGTGGAGCGCCCCAACCCCGCGCGCGGCGAGTTCTTCGCCGAGGTGATGACCGAGGGCAAGGACGGCTGGCGGCCCGTCTTCGACCGCGCCCAGATGCTCAAGTCCCGCGAGACGTGGGTGCACGACGCGCACTGGGAGGAGCTGATCCAGGTCCGCTGCCCCACCCTCGTCGTACGCGGCCTGGACGGCGAGCTGGGCCGCGCCGAGTCGCAGGAGATGGTGCGGGTGCTGCCGCGTGGGGAGTACGCGGAGGTGGCCGATGCGGGGCATCTCGTTCACTATGACCAGCCGGGCGCTTGGCGCGCGGCGATCGAGCCGTTTCTGGACGGGGTCCTGACGGGGTAG
- a CDS encoding metal-dependent transcriptional regulator encodes MSGLIDTTEMYLRTILELEEEGVVPMRARIAERLDQSGPTVSQTVARMERDGLVAVASDRHLELTEEGRRLATRVMRKHRLAECLLVDVIGLEWEQVHAEACRWEHVMSEAVERRVLELLRHPTESPYGNPIPGLEELGEKDGADPFLDEGMVSLMELDPGAEGKTVVVRRIGEPIQTDAQLMYTLRRAGVQPGSVVSVTESAGGVLVGSSGEAAELASDIASHVFVAKR; translated from the coding sequence ATGTCGGGGCTGATTGACACCACTGAGATGTATTTGCGCACCATCCTCGAGCTTGAGGAGGAAGGTGTGGTCCCCATGCGCGCCCGGATCGCCGAGCGGCTCGACCAGAGCGGACCGACGGTGAGCCAGACCGTGGCGCGCATGGAGCGCGACGGCCTGGTGGCGGTCGCGAGCGACCGTCACCTGGAGCTCACCGAGGAGGGCCGCCGTCTGGCCACCCGTGTGATGCGCAAGCACCGCCTCGCGGAGTGCCTGCTCGTCGACGTGATCGGGCTCGAGTGGGAGCAGGTGCACGCCGAGGCGTGCCGATGGGAGCACGTGATGAGCGAGGCGGTGGAGCGCCGCGTCCTGGAGCTGCTCCGCCATCCGACCGAGTCGCCGTACGGCAACCCGATCCCGGGCCTGGAGGAGCTGGGCGAGAAGGACGGCGCGGATCCGTTCCTGGACGAGGGCATGGTCTCTCTGATGGAGCTGGACCCGGGCGCCGAGGGCAAGACCGTCGTCGTCCGCCGCATCGGCGAGCCGATCCAGACGGACGCCCAGCTGATGTACACGCTGCGGCGTGCGGGCGTGCAGCCCGGCTCCGTGGTGAGCGTGACGGAGTCCGCGGGCGGTGTGCTCGTGGGCAGCAGCGGTGAGGCCGCGGAGCTGGCCTCGGACATCGCCTCGCACGTCTTCGTCGCCAAGCGTTGA
- a CDS encoding SIS domain-containing protein produces the protein MSSKSESKLVGRYFDAAIGLLQRVRDEESGHVAEAGTVLADAVEGGGRLFAFGAGHSSLAAQDVVYRAGGLALMNLLAVPGVVGVDVMPATLGSALERVDGLAGAVLDSSPARSGDVLVIISLSGRNSLPVEMAMNARALGLRVIGVTSVAYATETRSRHTSGTFLKDHCDVVIDSKIAVGDAELAVDGVDAPFGPASSVVTNALMQAMMAAAVEELVARGKQPPLLRSANVDGGHDWNGRVFEEYGDRIFYRR, from the coding sequence ATGAGCTCCAAGAGCGAGAGTAAATTGGTCGGCCGGTACTTCGACGCCGCCATCGGGCTGCTCCAGCGTGTCCGTGACGAGGAGTCCGGGCACGTCGCGGAGGCGGGCACCGTGCTCGCCGACGCCGTCGAGGGCGGCGGGCGGCTCTTCGCCTTCGGCGCCGGGCACTCCTCGCTCGCCGCGCAGGACGTCGTCTACCGCGCGGGCGGCCTCGCCCTGATGAACCTGCTCGCCGTGCCGGGCGTCGTCGGCGTCGACGTCATGCCCGCCACGCTCGGCTCCGCCCTGGAGCGCGTCGACGGGCTCGCGGGCGCCGTCCTCGACTCGTCCCCGGCCCGCTCCGGCGACGTACTGGTGATCATCTCGCTCTCGGGCCGGAACTCGCTGCCGGTGGAGATGGCGATGAACGCCCGCGCGCTGGGCCTGCGGGTCATCGGCGTCACCTCCGTGGCGTACGCCACCGAGACCAGGTCGCGGCACACCTCGGGCACCTTCCTCAAGGACCACTGCGACGTCGTGATCGACTCCAAGATCGCGGTGGGCGACGCGGAGCTCGCCGTCGACGGGGTCGACGCGCCGTTCGGCCCCGCGTCCAGCGTGGTCACCAACGCGCTGATGCAGGCCATGATGGCCGCCGCCGTCGAGGAGCTCGTCGCCCGCGGCAAGCAGCCGCCCCTGCTCCGTTCGGCGAACGTGGACGGCGGGCACGACTGGAACGGCCGGGTCTTCGAGGAGTACGGGGACCGGATCTTCTACCGTCGATAG
- a CDS encoding sensor histidine kinase, with amino-acid sequence MSSERARLTALYGGLLVLAGALLTGLVYLLVEQGLYSSISTAVTTAVPGDPRPPWKDTAASLPALQVVPATPVRRTLPSADTEGLAIAKVSDLAGEAALNRLLTVSVIVFAAYAVLSIALAWWMAGRVLRPVAVITGTARRLSGANLHERIGLDAPPGELKHLADTFDEMLDRIERLVGAQQRFAANAAHELRTPLAVQRAAAEIGLAGEPDAERVAMIRKKLISVADDSEQLIEGLLLLAASEQGLERREPVALDVLAHAVADGLGAEAAAWNVAVTVRAEPLTVEGDGVLLDRLVHNLVANGVRYNVPDGSVTVRVEGDGTLEVTNTGPEVPPETVPHLFEPFRRLTERTHARGEGAGLGLSIVAAIARAHGAEATAEANREGGGLTVRIRFAP; translated from the coding sequence ATGAGCAGCGAACGGGCCCGGCTGACCGCGCTGTACGGCGGGCTGCTCGTCCTTGCCGGGGCGCTCCTGACCGGGCTCGTGTACCTGCTGGTGGAGCAGGGGCTCTACTCGTCCATCAGTACGGCGGTGACCACCGCCGTCCCCGGGGATCCCCGGCCGCCGTGGAAGGACACCGCCGCTTCGCTCCCGGCCCTTCAGGTGGTGCCCGCGACCCCGGTGCGGCGCACGCTGCCGTCCGCGGACACCGAGGGCCTGGCCATCGCGAAGGTCAGCGACCTCGCGGGCGAGGCCGCGCTCAACCGTCTCCTGACCGTCTCCGTCATCGTCTTCGCCGCGTACGCCGTGCTGTCGATCGCCCTCGCCTGGTGGATGGCGGGCCGGGTGCTCCGCCCCGTCGCGGTGATCACCGGCACCGCGCGGCGGCTCTCCGGGGCCAATCTGCACGAGCGGATCGGCCTGGACGCCCCGCCGGGCGAGCTGAAGCACCTGGCCGACACCTTCGACGAGATGCTGGACCGGATAGAGCGTCTGGTCGGCGCGCAGCAGCGGTTCGCGGCCAACGCGGCGCACGAGCTGCGCACGCCGCTCGCCGTGCAGCGGGCGGCCGCCGAGATCGGCCTCGCCGGTGAGCCCGACGCGGAGCGGGTGGCGATGATCCGCAAGAAGCTGATCTCCGTGGCGGACGACAGCGAGCAGCTGATCGAGGGGCTGCTGCTGCTCGCCGCGTCGGAGCAGGGCCTGGAGCGGCGCGAGCCCGTCGCGCTCGACGTCCTCGCGCACGCGGTCGCGGACGGCCTGGGTGCGGAGGCGGCCGCCTGGAACGTCGCCGTGACGGTGCGGGCCGAGCCGTTGACGGTGGAGGGCGACGGGGTGCTCCTGGACCGTCTCGTCCACAACCTGGTGGCGAACGGGGTGCGCTACAACGTGCCGGACGGCAGCGTCACCGTGCGGGTCGAGGGGGACGGCACGCTGGAGGTCACCAACACGGGCCCCGAGGTCCCTCCGGAGACCGTCCCGCACCTCTTCGAGCCGTTCCGGCGGCTGACCGAACGCACCCACGCGCGCGGGGAGGGTGCCGGTCTCGGTCTGTCGATCGTGGCGGCGATCGCGCGGGCGCACGGGGCGGAGGCCACCGCCGAGGCGAACAGGGAGGGCGGAGGCTTGACGGTACGCATCAGATTCGCCCCGTAA
- a CDS encoding response regulator transcription factor: MRVLLVEDEDFLAEMIAEGLRRDAVAVDIASDGLTALRKLQLGEYDVLILDRDLPGLHGDEVCRRVVQQRLLTRVLMLTAAGTVRDRVAGLGLGADDYLTKPFAYDELLARVIALGRRARPALPPVLERAGLVLDTARRQASRDGRHLALSRKEFAVLEALLRADGAVVSGEDLIEQVWEEDTSYRTNAVRVTLSKLRAKLGEPSVVETVPGAGYRVTGRSL, from the coding sequence ATGCGCGTACTTCTGGTGGAGGACGAGGACTTCCTGGCCGAGATGATCGCCGAGGGGCTCCGGCGCGACGCGGTGGCCGTCGACATCGCCTCCGACGGCCTGACAGCGCTACGCAAGCTGCAGCTCGGGGAGTACGACGTGCTGATCCTCGACCGCGATCTGCCGGGCCTGCACGGCGACGAGGTGTGCCGCCGCGTCGTACAGCAGCGGCTGCTCACCCGGGTCCTGATGCTGACGGCGGCGGGCACGGTGCGTGACCGGGTGGCCGGGCTCGGCCTGGGCGCCGACGACTACCTGACCAAGCCGTTCGCGTACGACGAGCTGCTCGCCCGCGTCATCGCGCTCGGCCGCCGGGCCCGGCCCGCGCTGCCGCCCGTGCTCGAACGGGCCGGGCTCGTCCTGGACACCGCGCGCCGCCAGGCCAGCAGGGACGGGCGTCATCTCGCGCTGTCCCGCAAGGAGTTCGCGGTCCTTGAGGCGCTGCTGCGGGCGGACGGCGCGGTGGTCAGCGGCGAGGACCTGATCGAACAGGTCTGGGAGGAGGACACCAGCTACCGCACCAACGCGGTCCGCGTCACCCTCTCCAAGCTCCGCGCGAAGCTGGGCGAGCCTTCGGTGGTGGAGACGGTGCCGGGCGCCGGGTACCGGGTCACGGGGCGGTCCCTGTGA
- a CDS encoding peptidoglycan-binding protein, whose product MRRRTAVVATVVALLAVTGGGIAVTALADAGGKEDSTRQDAGLPAATASVERGDLTSGSQVDGTLGYAKERKVNAGATGTLTWSAETGSTVRQDGRLYEVNGVPVRLMYGTEPMYRTLKVGDKGNDVRQLEQNLTDLGYGAWLTVDDTYTDGTAAAVKRWQKAHDRKQTGRVGPEQISFQPSAVRVKSADSAVGDQVAPGKPVLSTTGSERVVRVQLDVAEGKLAKKGAKVTVTLPDGTTVDGEIASVGRTAKPGDDPNDKTPKIPVTVTFADPGKVEGFDQSPVTVNLAGEKRADVLSVPVNALLALPGGGFGVQVVEGGRTREVKVKLGMFGQGRVEVSGGGLRAGMKVGVPKV is encoded by the coding sequence GTGAGGCGGCGCACCGCCGTCGTCGCCACGGTCGTGGCCCTCCTCGCCGTCACCGGCGGCGGCATCGCGGTCACCGCGCTCGCCGACGCGGGCGGCAAGGAGGACTCCACCCGGCAGGACGCCGGGCTGCCCGCCGCCACCGCGTCCGTCGAGCGCGGCGACCTCACGAGCGGCTCCCAGGTCGACGGCACCCTCGGCTACGCCAAGGAACGCAAGGTCAACGCGGGCGCCACGGGCACCCTCACCTGGTCCGCCGAGACCGGCTCCACGGTGCGCCAGGACGGCCGCCTGTACGAGGTGAACGGCGTTCCCGTCCGCCTCATGTACGGCACCGAGCCCATGTACCGCACGCTGAAAGTCGGCGACAAGGGCAACGACGTACGGCAGTTGGAGCAGAACCTGACCGACCTCGGCTACGGGGCGTGGCTCACCGTCGACGACACCTACACCGACGGCACCGCCGCCGCGGTCAAGCGGTGGCAGAAGGCCCACGACCGCAAGCAGACCGGGCGCGTGGGACCCGAGCAGATCTCCTTCCAGCCCTCCGCGGTCCGGGTGAAGTCCGCGGACTCGGCGGTCGGCGACCAGGTCGCGCCCGGCAAGCCCGTGCTCTCCACGACCGGTTCCGAGCGGGTCGTGCGCGTGCAGCTCGACGTCGCCGAGGGCAAGCTCGCGAAGAAGGGCGCGAAGGTGACCGTCACGCTGCCGGACGGCACGACCGTCGACGGCGAGATCGCCTCCGTCGGCAGGACCGCCAAGCCCGGCGACGACCCCAACGACAAGACCCCCAAGATCCCGGTCACCGTCACCTTCGCCGACCCCGGCAAGGTCGAGGGCTTCGACCAGTCGCCGGTCACCGTCAACCTCGCCGGGGAGAAGCGCGCGGACGTCCTGTCCGTGCCCGTCAACGCGCTCCTCGCGCTGCCCGGCGGCGGCTTCGGCGTCCAGGTCGTCGAGGGCGGCCGCACGCGTGAGGTGAAGGTCAAGCTCGGCATGTTCGGGCAGGGCAGGGTCGAGGTGAGCGGTGGGGGGCTGCGGGCGGGGATGAAGGTCGGGGTGCCGAAGGTATGA
- a CDS encoding ABC transporter ATP-binding protein, which produces MSTELASVESGVGQPPPPVVELTGVTKEYPGGVAALRGVDLTVTQGELLAIVGPSGSGKSTLLHIVGTLDRPTAGSVAIAGHDVAALADRSLSALRARHIGFVFQAFHLVPGISARDNVAEGLLYSGLPRAERRRRAADALERVGLADRMRHRPHELSGGQKQRVAIARAVVGEPDLLLADEPTGALDSESGDAVMNLLHDLNAEGATIAVITHDSEIAERLPRQVRMRDGRVV; this is translated from the coding sequence ATGAGCACCGAGCTTGCGTCCGTGGAAAGCGGTGTCGGTCAACCGCCGCCTCCCGTCGTCGAGTTGACCGGCGTCACCAAGGAGTACCCCGGCGGCGTCGCCGCCCTGCGCGGCGTCGATCTGACCGTCACGCAGGGGGAGCTGCTCGCCATCGTCGGGCCCTCCGGGTCAGGGAAGTCGACGCTCCTCCACATCGTCGGCACCCTCGACCGCCCCACCGCGGGCTCCGTCGCCATCGCCGGGCACGACGTCGCCGCCCTCGCCGACCGCAGCCTGTCCGCGCTGCGCGCCCGGCACATCGGCTTCGTCTTCCAGGCGTTCCACCTGGTGCCCGGCATCAGCGCCCGCGACAACGTCGCCGAGGGGCTGCTCTACTCCGGCCTGCCGCGCGCCGAACGCCGTCGCAGGGCCGCGGACGCCCTGGAGCGCGTCGGGCTCGCCGACCGCATGAGGCACCGGCCGCACGAACTCTCCGGCGGCCAGAAACAGCGCGTCGCCATCGCCCGCGCCGTCGTCGGCGAACCGGACCTGCTCCTCGCCGACGAGCCGACCGGCGCGCTCGACTCGGAGTCCGGCGACGCGGTCATGAACCTGCTGCACGACCTGAACGCGGAGGGCGCGACCATCGCCGTCATCACCCATGACTCGGAGATCGCCGAACGGCTGCCACGGCAGGTGCGGATGCGGGACGGGCGGGTCGTGTGA